From a single Azospirillum fermentarium genomic region:
- a CDS encoding sulfite exporter TauE/SafE family protein, producing MDVLSLLHEGLNQCAVVIDRDSGFLVALLSAGLVGGATHCAGMCGPFVLAQVTAKLERLSIDRMSEFHRLIGAAAVPYHLGRATTYAGIGGAAAAMAGHVGAMPGLRWLSAALLLFAALFFLGYAVRGLSAWLPHGGRWTRGWGEGVARLARPLFGNPTGWRGYGLGVALGFIPCGLLYGAVAVAAASGSALTGALGMGAFALGTVPSLVAVGLAGHMAGRAWRGAVARVAPFIMVVNAGVLGWMAWRLLAGVA from the coding sequence GTGGATGTGCTGTCGCTGCTTCACGAGGGTCTCAACCAGTGTGCCGTGGTCATCGACCGTGACTCCGGTTTTCTGGTGGCGCTGCTGTCCGCCGGGCTGGTGGGGGGGGCGACCCATTGCGCCGGCATGTGCGGCCCCTTCGTGCTGGCCCAGGTGACGGCCAAGCTGGAGCGGCTGTCCATCGACCGCATGAGCGAATTCCACCGGCTGATCGGGGCGGCGGCGGTGCCGTACCATCTGGGCCGTGCCACCACCTATGCCGGCATCGGGGGGGCGGCGGCGGCCATGGCCGGGCATGTGGGGGCCATGCCGGGCCTGCGCTGGCTGTCGGCGGCGCTGCTGCTGTTCGCCGCCCTGTTCTTTCTGGGATACGCCGTGCGCGGCCTGTCGGCGTGGCTGCCCCACGGGGGGCGCTGGACCCGCGGGTGGGGCGAGGGGGTGGCGCGGCTGGCCCGCCCGCTGTTCGGCAACCCCACCGGCTGGCGCGGCTATGGGCTGGGGGTGGCCTTGGGCTTCATTCCCTGCGGGCTGCTCTATGGCGCGGTGGCGGTGGCGGCGGCCAGCGGCAGCGCGCTGACGGGTGCGCTGGGCATGGGCGCCTTCGCGCTGGGCACCGTGCCCAGCCTGGTGGCTGTGGGGCTGGCCGGGCACATGGCCGGGCGGGCGTGGCGTGGCGCCGTCGCCCGCGTGGCCCCGTTCATCATGGTGGTCAACGCCGGGGTGCTGGGGTGGATGGCGTGGCGGCTGCTGGCCGGGGTCGCCTGA
- a CDS encoding NUDIX hydrolase — protein sequence MNAVKRQPRDQYAALPYRDIDGVRQVMLITSRDTGRWIIPKGWPEKRTKPHDMAAREAFEEAGLLGRVSSKPCGVYHYDKRMKSGKARACAVQVFLLAVEQELESWPEKGQRERRWMDPLEAASLVNEGDLADLLRAFAADAMPPLPQP from the coding sequence ATGAACGCCGTGAAGCGCCAGCCCCGCGACCAGTACGCGGCCCTCCCGTACCGTGACATCGACGGCGTGCGTCAGGTGATGCTCATCACCTCGCGGGACACCGGGCGCTGGATCATTCCCAAGGGCTGGCCGGAAAAGCGCACCAAGCCCCACGACATGGCCGCCCGCGAAGCCTTCGAGGAGGCCGGACTGCTGGGCCGCGTGTCGTCCAAACCCTGTGGGGTTTACCATTACGACAAGCGGATGAAGTCCGGCAAGGCGCGGGCCTGCGCCGTGCAGGTCTTTTTGCTGGCGGTGGAGCAGGAACTGGAGTCCTGGCCGGAAAAGGGCCAGCGCGAACGCCGCTGGATGGACCCGCTGGAAGCGGCATCCCTGGTGAACGAGGGTGACCTGGCCGACCTGCTGCGTGCCTTCGCCGCCGATGCGATGCCGCCGCTTCCCCAGCCCTGA
- the crcB gene encoding fluoride efflux transporter CrcB, translated as MATYLWIALGSALGGMARFACSNWAAAFGLRFPVGTVLINILGSFVIGLAATLTAPGSRFAVPGDARLFITVGLCGGYTTFSSFSLQTLELLREGEWLGAGMNVVLSVVLCLAAVWGGHLAATLLEP; from the coding sequence ATGGCAACCTATCTGTGGATCGCGCTGGGCAGCGCGCTGGGCGGCATGGCCCGGTTCGCGTGCTCCAACTGGGCGGCGGCCTTCGGTCTGCGCTTTCCGGTGGGAACCGTGCTCATCAACATCCTGGGGTCGTTCGTGATCGGTCTGGCCGCCACGCTGACGGCGCCGGGATCGCGGTTCGCCGTTCCCGGCGACGCCCGGCTGTTCATCACGGTCGGGCTGTGCGGCGGATACACCACCTTCTCCAGCTTCAGCCTGCAGACCCTGGAACTGCTGCGCGAGGGCGAATGGCTGGGGGCGGGGATGAATGTGGTGCTGTCGGTTGTTCTTTGTCTTGCCGCGGTGTGGGGGGGCCATCTGGCCGCCACGCTGCTGGAGCCGTAA
- a CDS encoding FAD-binding oxidoreductase translates to MTSTAALLDRILSIVGPKGLLTDPADMQPYLAEARGRFVGGSPAVVRPATVEEVAAVVKACAEAGQPIVPQGGNTSLVGGSIPYEDGHDIVLSLSRLNRVRNVDPLNYTMTVDAGCVLQTLQQVAADQDRLLPLSLGAEGTAQIGGLISTNAGGTMTIRYGNTRDLVLGLEVVLPDGSVWDGLRSLRKNNTGYDLKHLFIGAEGTLGIVTGAVLKLYPRPRQVETAFVAVPSPDAAIELLARLRAASGDGVTAFELMARRALDFALKHVPGTIDPLSEPSPWYVLVEMTAGTRSDAFRDNFEAALGEAFEAELATDATIAASEGQAKQLWFIREAIVEAQKHAGGSIKNDVSVPVSKVAEFIARATAAVEAACPGIRPVPFGHVGDGNIHFNLTQPEGADTAAYLARWDDICHVVNEIILDLDGSISAEHGVGRFKKDDMPHIKSPVEMAMLRAVKAALDPRGLMNPGKMLP, encoded by the coding sequence ATGACCAGCACCGCCGCTCTGCTCGACCGCATCCTGTCCATCGTCGGCCCCAAGGGGCTTCTGACCGACCCCGCGGACATGCAGCCCTATCTGGCCGAGGCGCGCGGGCGGTTCGTCGGCGGCAGCCCGGCGGTGGTGCGCCCGGCGACGGTGGAGGAGGTGGCGGCGGTGGTCAAGGCGTGCGCCGAGGCCGGGCAGCCCATCGTGCCCCAGGGCGGCAACACCAGCCTGGTCGGCGGCTCCATCCCGTACGAGGACGGCCACGACATCGTGCTCAGCCTGTCGCGGCTGAACCGGGTGCGCAATGTGGACCCGCTGAACTACACCATGACCGTGGACGCCGGCTGCGTGCTCCAGACGTTGCAGCAGGTGGCGGCGGACCAGGACCGGCTGCTGCCGCTCAGCCTGGGTGCGGAGGGCACGGCGCAGATCGGCGGCCTGATCTCCACCAACGCCGGCGGCACCATGACCATCCGCTACGGCAACACCCGCGATCTGGTGCTGGGGCTGGAGGTGGTGCTGCCCGACGGGTCGGTGTGGGACGGGCTGCGGTCGTTGCGCAAGAACAACACCGGCTATGACCTGAAGCACCTGTTCATCGGGGCGGAGGGCACGCTGGGCATCGTCACCGGCGCGGTGCTGAAGCTCTATCCCCGCCCGCGGCAGGTGGAAACCGCGTTCGTCGCGGTGCCCAGCCCGGATGCGGCCATCGAACTGCTGGCCCGCCTGCGCGCCGCGTCGGGCGACGGGGTGACGGCGTTCGAGCTGATGGCCCGCCGCGCGCTGGATTTCGCGCTGAAGCACGTGCCCGGCACCATCGACCCGCTGTCGGAGCCGTCGCCGTGGTACGTGCTGGTGGAAATGACCGCCGGCACCCGGTCGGACGCCTTCCGCGACAACTTCGAAGCCGCCCTGGGCGAAGCGTTCGAGGCGGAACTGGCCACCGACGCCACCATTGCCGCGTCCGAAGGGCAGGCCAAGCAGCTCTGGTTCATCCGCGAAGCCATCGTGGAGGCGCAGAAGCACGCCGGGGGGTCCATCAAGAACGACGTGTCGGTGCCGGTGTCCAAGGTGGCGGAGTTCATCGCGCGCGCCACCGCGGCGGTGGAGGCGGCGTGCCCCGGCATCCGCCCGGTGCCGTTCGGCCACGTTGGCGACGGCAACATCCACTTCAACCTGACCCAGCCCGAAGGGGCCGACACCGCCGCCTATCTCGCCCGCTGGGACGACATCTGCCATGTGGTGAACGAGATCATCCTGGACCTGGACGGCTCCATCTCCGCCGAGCACGGGGTGGGGCGGTTCAAGAAGGACGATATGCCGCATATCAAGAGCCCGGTGGAAATGGCCATGTTGCGCGCCGTCAAGGCGGCCCTGGACCCGCGCGGGCTGATGAACCCCGGCAAGATGCTGCCCTGA
- a CDS encoding L-threonylcarbamoyladenylate synthase produces the protein MTDQASTPPSAAPRPLQIQPPTAASLARGADLLRSGALVAFPTETVYGLGADATSDQAVAAIFAAKGRPHFNPLIVHVPSLAEAQDFADFDARAVALAEQHWPGPLTLVLPRKAGAGLSLLVSAGLDTVAIRVPGHPVAQALLRAARCPVAAPSANRSGAVSPTTPLHVVESLGERVPLVLAGGRCPVGVESTVLDLSGDEPVLLRPGAVLREDMERLLGLPIATVGGDGSESPKKSPGQLLSHYAPAAGVRLNALDVAADEALLAFGPDQLIRGGVTRLNLSPTGDLNEAAANLFAFLRQLDKPAVRAIAVMPIPEAGLGTAINDRLRRAAAPR, from the coding sequence GTGACCGACCAAGCCTCCACCCCCCCGTCCGCGGCCCCGCGCCCGCTGCAGATCCAGCCGCCCACCGCCGCGTCCCTGGCGCGGGGGGCCGACCTGCTGCGCTCCGGCGCGCTGGTGGCCTTTCCCACCGAAACCGTCTATGGGCTGGGCGCCGACGCCACCAGCGATCAGGCGGTGGCGGCCATCTTCGCGGCCAAGGGGCGGCCCCATTTCAACCCGCTGATCGTCCACGTGCCCTCGCTGGCCGAGGCGCAGGACTTCGCGGACTTCGACGCCCGCGCCGTGGCGCTGGCCGAACAGCATTGGCCGGGGCCGCTGACGCTGGTGCTGCCGCGCAAGGCGGGGGCGGGGCTGTCGCTGCTGGTGTCGGCGGGGCTGGATACGGTCGCCATCCGCGTGCCCGGCCACCCGGTGGCCCAAGCGCTGCTGCGCGCCGCCCGCTGCCCGGTCGCCGCCCCCAGCGCCAACCGTTCGGGCGCGGTCAGCCCGACCACGCCGCTGCACGTGGTGGAAAGCCTGGGCGAGCGGGTGCCGCTGGTCCTGGCCGGCGGGCGCTGCCCGGTGGGGGTGGAATCCACCGTGCTCGACCTGTCGGGGGACGAGCCGGTGCTGCTGCGTCCCGGTGCCGTGCTGCGCGAGGATATGGAACGCCTCCTGGGCCTGCCCATCGCCACCGTCGGGGGCGATGGCTCGGAGTCGCCGAAGAAATCCCCCGGCCAGCTGCTCAGCCACTACGCCCCCGCTGCCGGCGTGCGGCTGAACGCGCTGGATGTGGCGGCGGACGAGGCGCTGCTGGCCTTCGGCCCCGACCAGTTGATCCGCGGCGGCGTGACGCGCCTGAACCTGTCGCCCACCGGCGACCTGAACGAGGCGGCGGCCAATCTCTTCGCCTTCCTGCGGCAGTTGGACAAGCCCGCGGTGCGGGCCATCGCCGTCATGCCGATCCCCGAAGCGGGGCTGGGCACCGCCATCAACGACCGCCTGCGCCGCGCCGCCGCCCCGCGGTAG
- the parA gene encoding ParA family partition ATPase, producing MAGKIFTVAQQKGGAGKTTLTAHLAIAWTQLGHRVATVDIDPQGSLSRWVEVRAAARGGDPGFTHARITGWRTQGEVEKLARTHDVVVIDSPPHAQTEARIAVRAAHLVIAPVQPSPMDLWATGPTLDLAKQEKRPLVLVLNRVPPRARIADELVAAVQDLANPPDVAIALTQVGNRTAYAGTLMTGLSATESPRKTQAGAEMQELAAEILRRGG from the coding sequence ATGGCCGGCAAGATCTTCACCGTGGCGCAACAAAAGGGCGGGGCCGGCAAGACCACGCTGACCGCCCATCTCGCCATCGCCTGGACCCAGCTGGGCCACCGGGTCGCCACCGTGGACATCGACCCCCAGGGCAGCCTGTCCCGCTGGGTGGAGGTGCGGGCGGCGGCGCGCGGCGGCGATCCCGGCTTCACCCACGCCCGCATCACCGGCTGGCGCACCCAGGGCGAGGTGGAAAAGCTGGCCCGCACCCACGACGTGGTGGTGATCGACAGCCCGCCCCACGCCCAGACCGAAGCCCGCATCGCCGTGCGCGCCGCCCATCTGGTGATCGCCCCCGTCCAGCCCAGCCCCATGGACCTGTGGGCCACCGGCCCGACGCTGGACCTGGCGAAACAGGAAAAGCGCCCGCTGGTGCTGGTGCTGAACCGCGTGCCGCCGCGGGCCAGGATCGCCGACGAGCTGGTGGCCGCGGTGCAGGACCTGGCCAACCCGCCCGACGTCGCCATCGCCCTGACCCAGGTGGGCAACCGCACCGCCTATGCCGGCACGCTGATGACCGGCCTGTCCGCCACCGAAAGCCCGCGCAAGACCCAGGCCGGGGCCGAGATGCAGGAGCTGGCGGCGGAGATTCTGCGCCGGGGGGGATGA
- a CDS encoding acyltransferase family protein, with the protein MAQNMAQTENHSGFSHSAPIEIIQLYRAIAAIAVFMYHAYIFSNAFLLIKSPDWFRFIFGHGKYGVDFFFTLSGFIILNAHYQDQDTLASSKRYALKRGIRIFPAYLPISIISLIVYSLDPNIGLKTKENISIISSLFLIPSSGHPALSAAWTLIHETIFYTIFLAYFFWRKAFFAIIGLWALIMALNVLLPLGLASNAVSAKVLSPINLEFIGGLICAFVWRRVNAGTATGIALLLSGVAGLVVVVGTGFITNVHHRWILGIPFALILLGGCYLEKGRGLNMPRPALALGDASYALYLIHAPLISVMFRVVPGINRSLGALGPAAEWAVTVSLTAGLCILAALLYHRLYERPVLSFLHARMLSP; encoded by the coding sequence ATGGCGCAAAATATGGCGCAAACAGAGAATCATTCCGGCTTTTCCCACTCCGCGCCAATCGAGATTATTCAACTATACCGTGCCATCGCCGCCATAGCCGTCTTTATGTATCATGCTTATATTTTCTCGAACGCGTTCTTATTGATTAAATCTCCTGACTGGTTCCGGTTTATCTTCGGTCATGGCAAGTATGGCGTCGATTTCTTTTTTACTTTGTCCGGCTTCATCATCCTGAATGCCCATTATCAGGACCAGGATACTCTCGCATCGTCCAAGCGCTATGCCTTGAAACGAGGGATCCGGATTTTTCCGGCATATCTGCCAATATCCATAATATCTTTGATTGTTTACTCCCTAGATCCGAACATCGGATTGAAGACAAAAGAAAACATAAGCATCATATCTTCGCTTTTTCTCATACCGTCCTCTGGCCATCCGGCGCTCAGCGCTGCCTGGACCCTGATTCATGAAACAATATTTTATACGATTTTTTTAGCGTACTTCTTTTGGAGGAAGGCTTTTTTCGCCATCATCGGCCTCTGGGCATTGATCATGGCGCTGAACGTGCTGCTGCCGCTGGGGCTGGCAAGCAACGCGGTTTCCGCCAAGGTTCTCAGCCCCATCAACCTGGAGTTTATCGGCGGGCTGATATGCGCCTTTGTATGGCGGCGCGTCAATGCGGGAACCGCCACGGGAATTGCCCTGCTTCTTTCCGGTGTGGCCGGTCTTGTGGTGGTTGTCGGGACCGGTTTCATCACGAACGTCCATCACCGCTGGATCCTTGGCATCCCCTTCGCGCTCATCCTGCTGGGCGGATGCTATCTGGAGAAGGGGCGCGGCCTCAACATGCCCCGCCCGGCCCTGGCGCTGGGCGATGCAAGCTATGCCCTTTACCTGATCCATGCCCCGCTGATTTCGGTGATGTTCCGGGTGGTTCCCGGCATCAACAGATCCCTGGGCGCCCTTGGCCCGGCCGCGGAATGGGCGGTGACGGTTTCCCTCACCGCCGGGCTCTGCATCCTGGCGGCGCTGCTCTACCACAGGCTTTATGAACGCCCGGTCCTGAGCTTTCTCCACGCCAGGATGCTGAGCCCCTGA
- a CDS encoding peptidoglycan-binding domain-containing protein: MTVKTGRKVPWAVLAVLAGMAGAPALANEPGAADVQWAQTILKEKGFNIGGRANGQMTPQTRAALSQYQKSVGLPATGNLDAATVAKMMGDRKASGTVGNLASQKPGSTPKLTEREVTPRAATRSGDVHSQGGGDVMLGPIVRQAPAGVAVPPPGASSSASSSAGGTQRYTPPPAASSGGVGHSSPSQGSGGAGHGTALQTADAGPAMSAAPRSSVTATTADGKEVPTTLLSKGGDEGGSLPGWLRYVVMAVLAGTLGFVGFGWWRSGRAQPPGFGPAGADNDEERPASRREPSFTPSRDELVVEPRLGAARTRR, translated from the coding sequence ATGACGGTCAAGACCGGCCGCAAGGTGCCGTGGGCGGTGCTGGCGGTTCTGGCCGGGATGGCGGGTGCCCCCGCCCTGGCCAACGAGCCGGGGGCGGCGGACGTGCAATGGGCACAGACCATCCTGAAGGAAAAGGGCTTCAACATCGGTGGCCGGGCGAACGGCCAGATGACGCCCCAGACACGCGCTGCGCTCAGCCAATACCAGAAATCGGTGGGCCTGCCGGCGACGGGGAACCTGGATGCCGCCACGGTGGCCAAGATGATGGGCGACCGGAAGGCATCGGGCACCGTAGGCAACCTCGCCTCGCAAAAACCGGGCAGCACGCCCAAGCTGACCGAGCGCGAGGTCACTCCGCGCGCGGCCACCCGTTCCGGCGACGTGCATTCCCAGGGCGGCGGCGACGTGATGCTCGGCCCCATCGTGCGTCAGGCCCCGGCGGGCGTGGCCGTGCCGCCGCCGGGTGCGTCGTCGTCGGCTTCGTCCTCTGCGGGCGGCACGCAGCGTTACACCCCCCCTCCGGCGGCCTCGTCCGGCGGTGTAGGGCATAGCTCGCCGTCCCAAGGCAGCGGCGGGGCGGGCCATGGCACCGCCCTCCAGACCGCAGACGCCGGCCCGGCGATGAGTGCCGCCCCGCGCTCGTCGGTCACCGCCACCACCGCCGACGGCAAGGAGGTGCCCACCACCCTCTTGTCCAAGGGCGGGGACGAGGGCGGGAGCCTGCCCGGCTGGCTGCGCTATGTGGTGATGGCGGTGCTGGCCGGCACGCTGGGGTTCGTCGGGTTCGGCTGGTGGCGCAGCGGGCGGGCGCAGCCCCCCGGCTTCGGCCCGGCGGGGGCGGACAACGACGAGGAGCGTCCGGCCAGCCGCCGCGAACCGTCCTTCACCCCGTCCCGCGACGAGCTGGTGGTGGAGCCGCGTCTGGGGGCGGCCCGTACCCGGCGCTGA
- a CDS encoding ABC transporter ATP-binding protein has product MVCWLTGLDVGRAPWDVPENGFSGLSLAVNGGECVALAGPAGAVSAALRILAGDERPSCGAVRVLHAGVEVEVTGARPERLLEIRRITIGTVESGRRLPPDLTGIETVAGPALRAGRAWDPAADTARRVLGALGVPGTLFHRTIGHWPAAERRKLPAALAFAIDYPVILADNPLRGLDGAGRRGVERLLAQAVARGSAVVVAGDGAHLAGRAVTVAVAAVPSSPAKRCAKRRDANFAPEARGGICYLNPS; this is encoded by the coding sequence ATGGTCTGTTGGCTGACGGGGCTGGATGTGGGCCGCGCGCCGTGGGATGTGCCGGAAAACGGCTTTTCCGGTCTGTCGCTGGCGGTGAACGGCGGCGAGTGCGTGGCCCTGGCCGGGCCGGCGGGGGCGGTGTCGGCGGCGCTGCGCATCCTGGCCGGCGATGAGCGCCCCTCATGCGGTGCCGTGCGGGTGCTCCACGCCGGGGTGGAGGTGGAGGTCACCGGGGCGCGGCCGGAGCGGCTGCTGGAGATCCGGCGGATCACCATCGGCACCGTCGAGTCGGGCCGGCGCCTGCCGCCGGACCTGACGGGAATCGAAACGGTGGCCGGTCCGGCCCTGCGGGCGGGGCGGGCGTGGGATCCGGCGGCGGACACCGCGCGGCGGGTTCTGGGCGCGCTCGGGGTGCCGGGGACGCTGTTTCACCGCACCATCGGCCATTGGCCGGCGGCGGAGCGGCGGAAATTGCCGGCCGCCCTGGCCTTTGCCATCGACTACCCGGTGATTCTGGCCGACAACCCCTTACGCGGGCTGGATGGGGCGGGCCGGCGGGGGGTGGAACGGCTGCTGGCGCAGGCGGTGGCGCGGGGCAGCGCGGTGGTGGTGGCCGGCGACGGGGCGCATCTGGCCGGGCGGGCGGTGACGGTGGCTGTTGCGGCGGTGCCATCGTCGCCGGCGAAACGGTGTGCGAAACGCAGGGACGCGAATTTCGCGCCCGAAGCGCGCGGCGGAATCTGCTACCTAAATCCGTCATAG
- the pyrC gene encoding dihydroorotase produces the protein MPTPRLVLRRPDDWHVHLRDGAMLAAVLPFTARQFGRAIIMPNLKPPAATAADAAAYRDRILAALPAGVEFTPLMTAYLTDATDPDDLAAGAAAGIFTAAKLYPANATTNSAHGVTDLNRIARVLERMAEIGLPLLIHGEVTDGNVDIFDREAVFIDRTLAPLLERHPTLRVVLEHATTQEAVDFVRAHADSGRVGATITAHHLLINRSHIFQGGIRPHLYCLPIAKREKHRRALVEAAISGEGPFFLGTDTAPHPVTAKESACGCAGCFTAATALELYAEAFEEAGALDKLEAFASLNGPRFYGLPVSEEQVVLERSGTVVLDLVTLPDGDAVLPFRSGEKLSWRFMGAV, from the coding sequence ATGCCCACCCCCCGTCTCGTCCTGCGCCGTCCCGACGACTGGCACGTCCATCTGCGCGACGGGGCCATGCTGGCGGCGGTGCTGCCGTTCACCGCGCGGCAGTTCGGGCGGGCGATCATCATGCCCAACCTGAAGCCTCCGGCGGCCACGGCGGCGGACGCCGCGGCCTATCGTGACCGCATCCTGGCGGCGCTGCCGGCGGGGGTGGAGTTCACGCCGCTGATGACGGCGTACCTGACCGACGCCACCGACCCGGACGATCTGGCGGCGGGGGCGGCGGCGGGGATCTTCACCGCGGCCAAGCTCTACCCGGCCAACGCCACCACCAACAGCGCCCATGGCGTCACCGACCTGAACCGCATCGCCCGCGTGCTGGAGCGGATGGCCGAGATCGGCCTGCCGCTGCTGATCCATGGGGAGGTGACGGACGGCAACGTTGACATCTTCGACCGCGAGGCGGTGTTCATCGACCGCACCCTGGCGCCGCTGCTGGAGCGCCATCCCACCTTGCGGGTGGTGCTGGAACACGCCACCACGCAGGAGGCGGTGGATTTCGTCCGCGCCCACGCGGACTCGGGCCGGGTGGGTGCGACCATCACGGCGCATCACCTGCTGATCAACCGTTCGCACATCTTCCAGGGCGGCATCCGCCCGCACCTGTACTGCCTGCCCATCGCCAAGCGGGAAAAGCACCGCCGGGCGCTGGTGGAAGCGGCCATTTCGGGCGAAGGCCCGTTCTTCCTGGGCACCGACACCGCCCCGCACCCGGTCACCGCCAAGGAGTCTGCGTGCGGCTGTGCCGGCTGCTTCACCGCCGCCACCGCCCTGGAACTTTACGCCGAAGCGTTCGAGGAGGCGGGCGCCCTGGATAAGCTGGAAGCCTTCGCCAGCCTGAACGGCCCGCGTTTCTACGGCCTGCCGGTGTCGGAGGAACAGGTGGTGCTGGAGCGCAGCGGCACGGTCGTTCTCGATCTGGTGACCCTGCCCGACGGCGATGCCGTTCTGCCCTTCCGCAGCGGCGAGAAGCTGTCCTGGCGCTTCATGGGCGCGGTCTGA
- a CDS encoding bacteriohemerythrin, translating to MAAIHWRRQLSVGQPSIDEDHKHLIDYLNQLDEALHARTFLPAKVAMTLMKLLEYTHEHFAREERIMQMVKYPKFAEHKAQHVHAVKIISQLSGYFTQDPTHANAERIYSFTADWLVNHIILQDTQLTPYVRGVWL from the coding sequence ATGGCGGCCATACATTGGCGGCGGCAGCTCAGCGTCGGGCAGCCGTCCATCGACGAGGACCACAAGCATCTGATCGACTACCTCAACCAGTTGGACGAGGCGTTGCACGCGCGCACCTTCTTGCCGGCCAAGGTGGCGATGACGCTGATGAAGCTGCTGGAATACACCCACGAGCATTTTGCGCGCGAAGAACGCATCATGCAGATGGTGAAGTATCCCAAGTTCGCCGAGCACAAGGCCCAGCACGTCCATGCGGTGAAGATCATCAGCCAGTTGTCGGGCTATTTCACCCAGGATCCCACCCACGCCAACGCCGAGCGGATCTACAGCTTCACCGCCGACTGGCTGGTGAACCACATCATCTTGCAGGACACCCAGCTCACCCCCTATGTGCGCGGGGTATGGCTGTAG
- the fabI gene encoding enoyl-ACP reductase FabI yields MTTIIPAAASLHGKKGLILGIANDQSIAWGCAKAFKALGADLAISYLNEKAKPHVEPLAGEIGAEIFEPVDVTGEGELQAMFDKIGEKWGKLDFALHSIAFAPREDLHGRVVDVSRDGFMKAMDVSCHSFIRMARYAEPLMKDGGTLITMSYFGAIRVIDNYGVMGPVKAALEASVRYLAAELGQKGIRVHAVSPGPIKTRAASGIAHFDELMSKAADRAPEHRLVTIEEVGYTTAFLATDGAKGITGNTTYVDCGYSIVG; encoded by the coding sequence ATGACGACCATCATCCCGGCCGCCGCCAGCCTGCACGGCAAGAAGGGCCTGATCCTCGGCATTGCCAACGACCAGTCGATCGCCTGGGGCTGTGCCAAGGCGTTCAAGGCTCTGGGCGCCGATCTGGCCATCAGCTACCTGAACGAAAAGGCCAAGCCCCATGTGGAGCCGCTGGCGGGCGAAATCGGGGCCGAGATCTTCGAGCCGGTGGACGTGACGGGCGAAGGCGAACTTCAGGCCATGTTCGACAAGATCGGCGAGAAGTGGGGCAAGCTGGACTTCGCGCTTCACTCCATCGCCTTCGCCCCGCGCGAGGATCTGCACGGCCGCGTGGTGGACGTGTCGCGCGACGGCTTCATGAAGGCCATGGACGTGTCGTGCCATTCGTTCATCCGCATGGCCCGCTATGCCGAACCGCTGATGAAGGACGGCGGCACGCTCATCACCATGTCGTATTTCGGCGCCATCCGCGTGATCGACAACTATGGCGTGATGGGGCCGGTGAAGGCGGCGCTGGAAGCCAGCGTGCGCTATCTGGCCGCCGAGCTGGGCCAGAAGGGCATCCGCGTCCACGCCGTGTCGCCCGGCCCGATCAAGACCCGTGCGGCGTCGGGCATCGCCCATTTCGACGAGCTGATGTCCAAGGCCGCCGACCGCGCGCCGGAACACCGGCTGGTGACCATCGAAGAGGTGGGCTACACCACCGCCTTCCTGGCCACCGACGGGGCAAAGGGCATCACCGGCAACACCACCTATGTGGATTGCGGTTATTCCATCGTTGGCTAA
- a CDS encoding YgaP family membrane protein, with protein MSIRSEIHDHRPPVNVGDGERLASLVGGSLLTVAGLRRGSAVGTVMALVGGVLAARGLTGHCPLYSAMDRRHATGPDDPGPARRYTRHPGDIHGTDCKETVDEAAEESFPASDPPSFSPGKA; from the coding sequence ATGTCCATCCGATCGGAGATTCACGATCACCGGCCGCCGGTCAACGTCGGCGACGGGGAACGGCTGGCGTCGCTGGTGGGCGGCAGCCTGTTGACGGTGGCGGGCCTGCGGCGGGGATCGGCGGTGGGCACGGTGATGGCGCTGGTGGGCGGTGTCCTGGCCGCCCGCGGCCTGACCGGCCATTGCCCGCTCTACAGCGCCATGGACCGCCGTCACGCCACCGGCCCCGACGATCCCGGCCCCGCCCGACGCTACACCCGCCACCCCGGCGACATCCACGGCACGGACTGCAAGGAGACGGTTGACGAAGCGGCGGAGGAATCCTTCCCCGCCAGCGACCCGCCCTCGTTCTCGCCGGGAAAGGCGTAA